The following proteins are encoded in a genomic region of Desulfobulbaceae bacterium:
- a CDS encoding type I restriction endonuclease subunit R, giving the protein MCDFATNEKLTSQIPALQLLIAMDYEYISPEEALAERQGRTSNVLLESILRNQLKEINRIRRHDGSEYLFSEENVQSAIQKLKNIKYDGLLKTNESIYDLITLGTAMEQTIEGDSKSFNMNYIDWRNPGRNKFHVTVEYSVERSRSTETARPDIVLFVNGIPFCVIECKAPQIEVEQAVSQSIRNQNDDYIPKLFIYSQMVLAMNKNSAMYATTGTAAKFWSMWKEPRMDTNEHEYNKLKTIVDKSLRYEVNPASFDISENSCELVVSKTRLVTEQDIALYSLCRPERLLELAWKFTVFDGGIKKVARYQQYFVIKSTLNRVKHFDSTNSRKGGVIWHTQGSGKSLTMVMLARNLALDPEILNPRIVLVTDRDDLDKQLGNTFAACGLDANRATSGRNLLELVAEKKSGIITTLIHKFDKAYAVKKYQDESPDIFILVDESHRTQFGSFSARMRQMFPHACYLGFTGTPLLKKEKNNFTKFGELVEPHYSITQAVEDGAVVPLLYEGRHVEMTQNQTAVDLWFERHTQGLTKEQQADLKRKYARAEMLNKAEQVIYMRAFDISEHFRSNWQGTGFKAQLVAPNKASALKYNAYLNEIAIVSSEVVISPPDMREGYEETDDETTDEVVKFWQKMMKRYGSEDEYTKQLINQFKHGSEPEILIVVDKLLTGFDAPRNAVLYLCRVLREHTLLQAIARVNRLHEGKEFGFIVDYASVLGELDKALTMYSAFEGFDESDLVGTLTSINSEIEKLPGRYSDLWDLFKTVKHSYDEEAYEVLLADDELREEFYGRLSEFWKTLGIALSSENFLTETDEKTLSRYKADLRKFQSLKASVKLRYAEAIDYRDYEPKIKKLLDTHIQASEVVQLNEPVNIFDDKMFNQVKEEQGVYQTKKTTASKADTIAHALRKVITEKMDEDPAFYEKFSKLIQQAIEDFRAKRISDLDYLNKVVDIRNKVVGKVHDDIPDKLSGNEDAMAYFGVLKPFLEKHELGEEDLESAAADTAIAIHGILEKHKKVHFWDDEDAQKQAVNEIDDYLYDELKTERGIELTLDQMDDIIEKVLQVAKHRSYK; this is encoded by the coding sequence ATGTGTGATTTTGCAACCAACGAAAAACTGACGAGCCAAATCCCTGCCCTGCAATTGCTGATTGCGATGGACTACGAGTACATTTCTCCTGAAGAAGCACTAGCCGAACGCCAGGGTCGCACCTCCAATGTCTTGTTGGAGAGCATACTGCGCAACCAGCTCAAAGAGATAAACCGCATCCGTCGCCATGATGGCAGTGAGTATCTCTTCAGCGAGGAGAATGTGCAGTCGGCCATCCAGAAGCTGAAAAACATCAAATACGACGGCCTGCTGAAGACCAACGAGTCCATTTACGATCTGATTACGCTTGGGACGGCCATGGAGCAGACCATTGAGGGCGACTCAAAAAGCTTCAACATGAACTATATCGACTGGCGGAATCCCGGTCGCAACAAGTTTCATGTTACGGTCGAATATAGTGTTGAACGTTCCAGAAGTACAGAGACGGCCCGTCCGGATATTGTTCTCTTCGTTAATGGTATTCCGTTTTGCGTGATTGAGTGTAAAGCGCCGCAGATTGAAGTGGAACAGGCTGTTTCGCAATCGATCAGAAATCAGAATGATGACTATATTCCAAAGCTCTTCATCTACAGCCAGATGGTGCTGGCTATGAATAAAAACAGCGCCATGTACGCAACAACGGGAACCGCTGCAAAATTCTGGTCCATGTGGAAGGAACCACGAATGGACACGAATGAACACGAATATAATAAGCTGAAAACAATTGTGGATAAGTCGCTTCGCTATGAAGTAAACCCAGCTTCTTTTGATATTAGTGAAAATTCGTGTGAATTAGTGGTTTCAAAAACCCGCTTAGTAACGGAGCAGGATATCGCTTTGTATTCTTTGTGTCGCCCCGAGCGGTTGCTTGAGCTGGCGTGGAAGTTTACGGTATTTGATGGGGGAATCAAAAAGGTTGCCCGCTATCAACAGTATTTCGTCATCAAGTCTACCCTGAATCGGGTAAAGCATTTTGATAGCACCAACTCGCGTAAAGGCGGCGTGATCTGGCACACTCAGGGTTCAGGGAAATCCCTGACCATGGTGATGCTGGCCCGGAACCTGGCCTTAGATCCTGAAATTCTGAACCCGCGAATTGTTCTGGTGACAGACCGTGATGACCTCGACAAACAACTTGGGAACACCTTTGCCGCCTGTGGTCTTGACGCGAACCGGGCAACATCGGGCAGAAACCTGCTTGAGTTGGTTGCTGAAAAGAAGTCAGGAATTATCACAACCCTCATTCACAAGTTCGACAAGGCTTACGCGGTAAAGAAATATCAGGATGAATCGCCCGATATTTTCATCCTGGTGGATGAGAGCCACCGTACCCAGTTCGGTTCCTTTTCCGCCCGGATGAGACAGATGTTTCCTCATGCCTGTTATTTGGGATTTACCGGCACGCCGCTGTTAAAAAAAGAAAAGAACAACTTTACCAAATTCGGTGAACTGGTGGAGCCCCATTATTCCATTACACAGGCCGTTGAAGATGGCGCGGTGGTTCCGCTTCTGTATGAGGGACGGCATGTAGAGATGACACAGAACCAGACCGCTGTTGATTTGTGGTTTGAGCGACACACTCAAGGCTTGACCAAGGAGCAACAGGCGGATCTGAAACGGAAATATGCACGAGCGGAAATGCTGAACAAAGCGGAACAGGTCATATACATGAGAGCCTTTGACATCAGTGAGCACTTCCGGTCCAACTGGCAGGGAACAGGATTCAAGGCACAGCTGGTGGCCCCGAATAAAGCATCCGCGCTTAAGTACAATGCGTACCTGAATGAGATTGCTATTGTCAGTTCCGAGGTTGTTATCTCGCCGCCGGATATGCGTGAAGGCTATGAAGAGACCGATGATGAAACAACGGATGAGGTCGTGAAATTCTGGCAAAAAATGATGAAGCGTTATGGCAGTGAAGACGAATATACCAAGCAGCTCATCAACCAGTTTAAACATGGTAGTGAACCTGAAATCCTTATTGTTGTTGATAAGCTGCTCACGGGTTTTGACGCCCCGCGAAACGCGGTTCTCTATTTGTGCAGGGTGCTGAGGGAGCACACGCTGCTTCAGGCAATTGCCCGGGTCAACCGTCTTCATGAGGGTAAGGAGTTCGGCTTTATCGTCGACTATGCAAGCGTCCTCGGTGAACTGGACAAAGCACTTACCATGTACAGCGCATTTGAAGGTTTCGATGAATCCGATCTGGTCGGCACCTTGACATCCATAAATAGCGAAATCGAAAAACTGCCAGGCCGGTATTCCGATCTTTGGGATCTATTCAAAACGGTTAAGCACTCCTACGATGAGGAAGCCTATGAAGTGCTGCTTGCCGATGATGAGCTCAGAGAAGAGTTTTACGGCCGTCTTTCGGAATTCTGGAAAACCCTTGGCATTGCACTTTCTTCCGAAAATTTCCTGACCGAAACCGATGAGAAAACCTTGTCCAGATACAAGGCAGATCTTCGAAAATTCCAGTCGCTCAAGGCGTCTGTCAAGCTCCGATATGCAGAGGCCATTGACTACCGGGATTATGAGCCAAAGATCAAAAAGCTGCTGGATACCCACATTCAAGCCAGTGAAGTTGTTCAACTGAATGAGCCGGTCAATATCTTTGACGACAAAATGTTTAATCAGGTCAAAGAGGAGCAAGGCGTCTACCAAACCAAGAAAACAACGGCTTCAAAGGCTGATACGATTGCACACGCTTTGAGGAAAGTTATCACCGAAAAGATGGATGAAGACCCTGCGTTTTACGAGAAGTTCTCAAAACTGATCCAGCAGGCGATTGAAGATTTCAGGGCGAAAAGGATATCCGACCTGGATTATCTGAACAAAGTCGTGGATATCCGCAACAAGGTTGTCGGCAAGGTGCATGATGACATACCGGATAAGCTTTCCGGGAATGAAGATGCCATGGCCTACTTCGGTGTACTTAAGCCTTTCCTGGAAAAGCACGAATTAGGTGAAGAAGACCTTGAATCCGCTGCTGCAGATACGGCAATTGCTATTCATGGCATATTGGAAAAACACAAGAAGGTTCACTTCTGGGATGATGAAGACGCTCAGAAACAGGCGGTTAATGAGATTGACGATTACCTCTATGATGAGCTCAAGACGGAAAGAGGGATCGAACTGACGCTTGATCAGATGGATGACATCATCGAGAAGGTTCTGCAGGTGGCAAAGCACAGGAGCTATAAATAA
- a CDS encoding HTH domain-containing protein — protein sequence MTSKNWRNPIMSDPSVCIRFHPWFKASAQVCYWVGYIDSWGRGIEKITDACKAAGLPEPVIEENTGGVAVELVKAPTSEELGNQLGNTKERILVEMKSNPKISGAQLAELLDVSTTAIEKNIMQLRDHGLIKRIGGTRGHCEVKE from the coding sequence ATGACTTCAAAAAACTGGAGGAATCCGATCATGAGTGATCCATCTGTGTGTATCCGTTTCCATCCATGGTTTAAAGCTTCTGCCCAGGTTTGTTATTGGGTCGGCTATATTGATTCTTGGGGACGGGGCATTGAAAAGATCACCGATGCCTGCAAAGCGGCTGGACTGCCGGAGCCGGTTATTGAGGAAAATACAGGCGGTGTGGCGGTTGAGCTGGTGAAAGCACCGACTTCCGAAGAGTTGGGTAATCAGTTGGGTAATACCAAAGAACGGATTCTCGTTGAGATGAAATCCAATCCCAAGATTTCAGGTGCCCAGCTGGCTGAATTGCTGGATGTCAGTACAACGGCTATTGAGAAAAATATTATGCAACTGCGAGACCATGGCCTGATAAAACGAATTGGCGGTACTCGTGGTCACTGTGAAGTTAAGGAATAA
- a CDS encoding DUF1016 domain-containing protein, with protein sequence MSDELKKNTAPTKGDYALWLKELKAKIRITQLRAALAASRELILFYWELGGDISRKLAETDWGAKVIDQLAKDLSSEFPDTQGFSRRNLYYTKKFYEVFSSFSDQELIVPQSGAQLESEIVPRSGAQTVPSIVQQIGGQLPWSHIKILLDKVSDCQQARFYIQQTIENGWSRDVLALQIKSNLFARQGTAISNFKATLPSPQSDLAQQTIKDPYTFDFLSMTHPYNERDIENQLIEHITKFLLELGKGFAFVGRQYHLEVGESDYYLDLLFYHIRLKCYVVIELKNTKFIPEYSGKLNFYLSAVDSLLKSDGDNPTIGILLCRDKNKIETKFALRDINKPMGVSEFTLTEVLPDELKGSLPTVEEIEDDFKKLEESDHE encoded by the coding sequence ATGAGTGATGAATTAAAAAAAAACACAGCACCTACCAAAGGCGATTACGCTTTGTGGCTGAAAGAATTGAAAGCGAAGATTCGTATAACACAGCTTCGGGCGGCCTTGGCGGCTAGTCGTGAGCTGATTTTGTTTTATTGGGAGCTTGGAGGAGATATTTCCCGCAAGCTGGCGGAGACGGACTGGGGAGCCAAGGTTATAGATCAACTGGCAAAGGATTTAAGCTCTGAATTTCCGGATACGCAGGGATTCTCTCGCCGCAACCTCTACTATACCAAGAAGTTTTATGAAGTTTTTAGCTCCTTTTCTGATCAAGAGCTAATTGTGCCCCAGTCGGGGGCACAATTGGAATCTGAAATAGTGCCTCGAAGCGGGGCACAAACGGTTCCGTCAATTGTCCAGCAGATCGGGGGACAATTGCCTTGGAGTCATATCAAGATTTTATTGGATAAAGTCTCTGACTGCCAGCAAGCCCGGTTTTACATTCAACAGACTATCGAAAACGGCTGGAGCCGGGATGTTCTGGCCTTGCAGATTAAATCCAACCTTTTTGCCCGGCAGGGTACGGCAATCAGCAACTTTAAGGCAACCCTACCTTCCCCACAATCGGATCTGGCGCAACAAACCATCAAAGACCCGTACACCTTTGATTTCCTGAGCATGACTCACCCTTATAATGAGCGGGATATTGAAAATCAGCTGATCGAACATATCACCAAATTTCTATTGGAACTTGGCAAGGGTTTCGCTTTTGTCGGACGGCAATATCATTTGGAAGTTGGCGAAAGCGATTATTACCTGGATCTGCTGTTTTACCATATTAGGCTGAAATGTTATGTGGTGATTGAACTCAAAAACACAAAATTCATTCCTGAATACTCCGGAAAGCTTAATTTCTATCTTTCGGCGGTCGATAGCCTGCTCAAGAGCGACGGCGATAATCCCACCATCGGGATTCTGCTCTGCCGTGACAAAAACAAGATTGAAACGAAATTTGCTCTGCGCGACATCAACAAGCCCATGGGCGTCAGTGAATTCACTCTGACCGAAGTGTTGCCCGATGAGTTAAAGGGTTCACTCCCTACGGTGGAGGAAATCGAGGATGACTTCAAAAAACTGGAGGAATCCGATCATGAGTGA
- a CDS encoding virulence RhuM family protein, which produces MEEPKGQFLVYQAEDGKLKLDVRFEDESVWLSQGLMAELFQKDVRTISEHIQNIYEERELTPEATIRKFRIVRMEGNRQVARMVDFYNLDMIISVGYRVKSHVATRFRIWATQQLTEFIKKGFLLDDERLKNPDQPFDYFEELERRIQDIRTSERRFYQKITDIYATSIDYDPTLDISIEFFKTVQNKMHWAITGQTAAEIIHSRADADKPNMGLTNYRGAKVRKQDVPIAKNYLNEDELAALNNLVEQYLIFAQGQAMRRIPMYMSHWIKKLDSFMTLNDRDILTHAGKISHEMAKQLAEYEYEKFHSKRLVDSAKSLNDFDNAVKQIESTKKKGKSDA; this is translated from the coding sequence ATGGAAGAACCCAAAGGACAGTTTTTGGTCTATCAGGCTGAAGACGGCAAACTGAAGCTGGATGTTCGGTTTGAGGATGAGTCTGTCTGGCTTTCTCAGGGGTTAATGGCAGAGCTTTTTCAGAAGGATGTTCGAACCATAAGTGAGCATATTCAGAATATTTATGAAGAAAGAGAGCTGACTCCAGAGGCAACTATCCGGAAATTCCGGATAGTTCGAATGGAGGGGAATCGACAAGTTGCCCGAATGGTGGACTTCTACAATCTGGACATGATTATCTCCGTCGGCTATCGGGTTAAAAGCCATGTGGCGACTCGTTTCCGCATCTGGGCAACCCAGCAACTGACAGAATTTATTAAGAAGGGTTTTTTGCTGGATGATGAGCGACTGAAAAACCCCGATCAGCCCTTTGACTATTTTGAAGAGCTTGAACGGCGCATTCAGGATATTCGCACTTCGGAGCGTCGTTTTTATCAGAAAATTACTGATATCTATGCGACCAGTATCGACTATGACCCAACCCTGGACATCAGCATTGAATTCTTCAAAACCGTTCAGAACAAAATGCACTGGGCCATCACCGGCCAGACGGCGGCGGAGATCATTCATTCCAGAGCGGATGCCGACAAGCCGAACATGGGTCTCACCAATTACCGTGGTGCAAAAGTCCGCAAACAGGATGTGCCTATTGCCAAAAATTATCTGAATGAGGATGAATTGGCGGCACTGAATAATCTGGTTGAACAATATCTGATTTTTGCACAGGGACAGGCCATGCGTCGTATCCCGATGTATATGAGCCACTGGATTAAAAAGCTGGACAGCTTTATGACGCTAAACGACCGCGACATTCTCACCCATGCCGGTAAAATCTCCCATGAGATGGCGAAGCAATTGGCAGAATACGAATACGAGAAGTTTCACAGCAAACGCCTTGTGGATTCGGCAAAGTCACTCAATGATTTTGATAATGCTGTCAAACAGATCGAATCCACCAAAAAGAAAGGAAAAAGCGATGCGTGA
- a CDS encoding ORF6N domain-containing protein, with amino-acid sequence MNKQELAPMENLQKMIFTVRGIQVMLDQDLATVYGVETRVLNQAVKRNIDRFPEAFRFQITVEEKQQLVANCDRSDLRSQIVTSSGHGGRRYLPYVFTEQGVSMLSAVLRSETAIKASIQIINAFVEMRRFLQHNANVFARLDSVERRQITFESATEKNFEKIFHALEAGELPKQGIFYDGQVYDAYVFFADLISKAKSSLVLIDNYVDDSVLTLLGKRKKGVQATVYSKTISKQLALDLKKHNEQYPPIIIEVFKKAHDRFLIIDEEEIYHIGASLKDLGKKWFAFSKFEVGAVEMLKKLGGSHE; translated from the coding sequence ATGAACAAGCAAGAGCTTGCGCCAATGGAAAATCTTCAAAAAATGATTTTCACCGTTCGAGGAATTCAGGTGATGCTCGACCAGGATTTGGCAACCGTCTACGGAGTTGAAACCAGAGTGCTCAACCAAGCCGTTAAACGAAATATTGATCGTTTCCCTGAAGCTTTCAGGTTTCAGATCACAGTGGAGGAGAAACAACAACTGGTCGCAAATTGCGACCGGTCCGACTTAAGATCACAAATTGTGACTTCAAGTGGGCACGGAGGTAGAAGGTACCTTCCCTATGTCTTCACCGAACAGGGGGTGTCCATGCTTTCCGCCGTTCTGCGAAGTGAAACCGCCATTAAAGCCAGTATTCAGATTATCAATGCCTTTGTAGAAATGCGGCGATTTCTCCAGCATAACGCCAATGTTTTTGCCCGACTGGATTCGGTAGAGCGTCGGCAGATCACCTTTGAATCCGCTACAGAAAAGAATTTCGAGAAAATATTTCATGCTTTGGAAGCTGGAGAATTGCCCAAGCAGGGAATCTTCTATGATGGACAGGTTTATGACGCCTACGTCTTTTTCGCAGATCTCATCAGCAAGGCAAAGAGTAGTCTGGTTCTCATTGACAATTATGTCGATGATTCTGTCCTGACGCTTCTCGGCAAACGCAAAAAAGGCGTGCAGGCAACCGTATATAGTAAAACCATTTCAAAACAGCTTGCTTTGGATCTAAAAAAACACAATGAACAATACCCGCCAATAATTATTGAAGTTTTCAAAAAAGCACACGACCGCTTCCTGATTATTGATGAAGAGGAAATTTACCACATTGGAGCGTCTTTAAAAGATCTCGGCAAAAAGTGGTTTGCCTTCTCAAAATTTGAAGTTGGAGCGGTTGAGATGCTTAAAAAGCTGGGAGGAAGCCACGAATGA
- the dinD gene encoding DNA damage-inducible protein D, with protein sequence MDKNTITKLTISFDALVRQIPDESTEFWYAREIMITLGYDRWENFSKVIHKASIACETSGGVVANHFRGVTKMVQIGSGAERPVEDIMLTRYACYLIAQNGDPRKEAIAFAQTYFAVQTRKQELIEERLRLQERLQARQKLTESETELSRNIYERGVDDQGFGRIRSKGDAALFGGNTTARMKDKLAIPSNRPLADFLPTVTIAAKNLATEITNHNVRQNDLQGEPAITGEHVQNNTSVRNMLDERGIKPEELPPEGQTNCLVLEVER encoded by the coding sequence ATGGATAAAAATACGATTACCAAACTGACAATCTCATTTGATGCTCTCGTTCGCCAGATTCCTGATGAATCAACAGAGTTTTGGTATGCAAGAGAGATTATGATAACTCTCGGGTATGACCGATGGGAAAATTTCAGCAAAGTCATCCACAAAGCATCCATTGCTTGTGAGACCTCAGGCGGGGTGGTTGCCAACCATTTTCGTGGCGTCACGAAAATGGTCCAGATCGGTTCCGGGGCGGAGCGTCCGGTTGAGGACATCATGCTCACCCGTTATGCCTGTTACCTGATTGCCCAGAACGGCGACCCTCGCAAGGAAGCCATTGCCTTTGCCCAGACCTATTTCGCGGTGCAGACACGAAAACAGGAGCTGATTGAAGAACGGCTGCGCTTGCAAGAACGCCTTCAGGCCAGGCAGAAATTGACCGAATCGGAAACGGAACTTTCTCGAAATATTTATGAGCGAGGTGTCGATGATCAGGGCTTCGGGCGAATCCGTTCCAAAGGTGATGCTGCCCTGTTCGGCGGAAATACCACCGCCCGGATGAAAGACAAACTTGCCATACCTTCCAATCGCCCCTTAGCAGACTTTCTACCAACCGTGACCATTGCAGCGAAAAATCTGGCAACGGAAATCACCAATCACAATGTCCGCCAGAATGATCTGCAAGGTGAACCTGCAATCACCGGCGAACATGTTCAAAACAACACCAGCGTCCGCAATATGCTGGATGAGCGCGGCATTAAACCGGAAGAACTGCCTCCCGAAGGACAGACAAATTGCCTAGTATTGGAAGTGGAAAGATGA
- the dinD gene encoding DNA damage-inducible protein D produces the protein MSNKNIEKRHHQTFENIKQTGNDGSEFWLARRLGKILDYAEFRNFLPVIEKAKKACANSDQPVSDHFVEMHEMVLIGSGAERKMESYALSRYACYLIVQNGDPSKPVIANGQTYFAIQTRRQELSDNEAFQRLKEDEKRLFLRNEMKEHNKMLVEAAQQAGVESNLDFAIFQNHGYKGLYGGLDAKGIHQHKGLKKSQQILDNMGSTELAANLFRATQTEEKLRRENIQGKTKANTTHFEVGKKVRQTIEELGGTMPEDLPTPDEDLKKLERQTKKQLGGNHE, from the coding sequence ATGAGTAATAAAAACATAGAAAAGCGGCATCATCAGACGTTTGAGAATATCAAACAGACCGGAAATGACGGTTCAGAGTTCTGGCTGGCAAGACGGCTTGGCAAGATACTGGATTATGCGGAGTTCAGAAATTTTCTGCCGGTGATTGAAAAGGCCAAAAAGGCCTGTGCCAACAGTGACCAGCCGGTGTCGGATCATTTCGTGGAGATGCACGAGATGGTCCTGATTGGCTCCGGGGCTGAACGCAAGATGGAGTCCTACGCCCTCTCCCGCTACGCCTGTTACCTGATCGTCCAGAATGGCGACCCATCCAAACCGGTCATTGCCAACGGACAGACCTATTTCGCCATCCAGACCCGACGTCAGGAACTATCCGACAATGAAGCCTTTCAGCGCCTGAAAGAGGATGAAAAGCGGCTGTTTCTCCGCAATGAGATGAAGGAGCACAACAAAATGCTGGTCGAAGCTGCGCAGCAGGCCGGTGTGGAATCCAATCTGGATTTTGCCATCTTCCAGAACCACGGTTACAAGGGACTTTACGGCGGATTGGATGCCAAGGGTATTCATCAGCATAAAGGGCTGAAAAAGAGCCAGCAGATTTTGGATAACATGGGCAGCACAGAACTGGCCGCCAACCTCTTTCGTGCCACACAAACCGAAGAAAAACTCCGCCGGGAAAATATTCAGGGCAAAACCAAAGCCAATACAACCCATTTTGAGGTCGGTAAGAAAGTGCGTCAGACCATCGAAGAGCTGGGCGGCACCATGCCGGAAGACCTGCCAACACCGGATGAAGATCTGAAGAAGCTGGAACGGCAGACGAAGAAACAGTTGGGAGGTAACCACGAATGA
- a CDS encoding type I restriction-modification system subunit M encodes MMNKIDQKDINNAAWAACDTFRGVVDPAQYKDYILVMLFLKYISDVWQDHYEEYQKQYGDDDVRIRRKLERERFVLPQVLLTEKNEKTGEETVLDEFPATYYSLYERRSAANIGELINIVLDHIEESNKAKLEGVFRNIDFNSEVNLGRTKDRNKRLKTLLEDFNKPQLSMKPSLVSEDVIGNTYIYLIERFASDSGKKAGEFFTPLKVTELVAKLAGPKPGDRICDPACGSGGLLVQAAAEVAKQAGSDVQAGRNFALFGQESNGSTWALCRMNMFLHSFDSARVEWCDTLNSPLLVKNDRLMKFNCVVANPPFSLDKWGAENAESDQYNRFWRGVPPKSKGDWAFISHMVETALEKQGRVAVVVPHGVLFRGAAEGRIREKMIEENLLDAVIGLPGNLFPTTNIPVAILVFDRSREKGGVREECKNVFFVDASREFVSNKNQNTLSEAHLAKIMETYAARAEEEKYAHVAEFAEIKENDFNLNIPRYVDTFEEEEEIDIDAVQVEIDDLEKELAEVRKQMAEKLQQIQM; translated from the coding sequence ATTATGAACAAGATTGATCAGAAAGACATTAACAACGCGGCATGGGCGGCGTGTGACACCTTCCGGGGCGTTGTTGATCCGGCGCAGTACAAAGACTACATCCTCGTGATGCTGTTTTTGAAATACATCTCTGATGTATGGCAGGACCACTACGAAGAGTATCAGAAGCAGTATGGCGATGACGATGTCCGTATCCGCCGCAAGCTCGAGCGTGAACGTTTTGTTCTCCCGCAGGTGTTACTCACCGAAAAGAATGAAAAGACCGGCGAAGAGACGGTTCTGGATGAATTCCCCGCCACCTATTACAGCCTGTATGAACGCCGGTCCGCCGCCAACATCGGTGAGCTGATCAACATCGTTCTCGACCATATTGAAGAGAGCAACAAGGCCAAATTGGAAGGCGTATTCCGTAATATCGACTTCAACAGCGAGGTTAACCTCGGGCGGACGAAAGATCGCAATAAGCGCCTTAAAACCTTGCTGGAAGATTTTAACAAGCCACAGCTTAGCATGAAGCCCAGCCTCGTTTCCGAGGATGTCATCGGGAACACCTACATCTACCTGATTGAGCGCTTTGCCTCCGACTCCGGAAAGAAGGCCGGAGAGTTCTTTACCCCGCTGAAGGTGACTGAGCTGGTGGCCAAGCTGGCAGGACCCAAACCGGGCGATCGTATTTGTGACCCGGCCTGCGGATCGGGCGGCCTTTTGGTTCAGGCTGCTGCCGAAGTCGCTAAACAAGCGGGTAGCGATGTACAGGCAGGTCGCAACTTTGCCCTCTTTGGACAGGAGTCCAACGGCAGCACATGGGCGCTCTGCCGGATGAACATGTTCCTGCACAGCTTTGACAGCGCCCGGGTTGAGTGGTGCGACACCCTGAACAGTCCGCTGCTGGTGAAAAATGACCGGCTCATGAAATTCAACTGCGTGGTGGCCAATCCACCGTTTTCGCTGGATAAATGGGGTGCCGAGAATGCCGAGAGCGATCAGTACAATCGCTTCTGGCGCGGCGTCCCGCCCAAGAGCAAAGGCGACTGGGCCTTCATCAGCCACATGGTGGAAACCGCCCTTGAAAAGCAAGGCCGTGTTGCTGTGGTGGTTCCCCATGGCGTGTTGTTCCGAGGGGCAGCCGAAGGACGTATCCGCGAGAAAATGATCGAGGAAAACCTGTTGGACGCCGTGATCGGCTTGCCGGGCAATCTGTTTCCGACCACCAATATCCCGGTGGCGATTCTGGTTTTTGACCGCTCCCGTGAAAAAGGCGGCGTTCGAGAAGAATGCAAGAACGTCTTCTTTGTCGATGCCAGCCGCGAGTTTGTCTCGAATAAGAATCAGAACACCCTCTCAGAGGCGCATCTGGCCAAAATCATGGAGACCTACGCCGCCCGGGCTGAAGAAGAAAAATACGCCCATGTGGCCGAGTTCGCCGAGATCAAGGAAAACGACTTCAACCTCAATATTCCCCGCTATGTGGACACCTTTGAAGAGGAAGAGGAAATCGACATCGACGCGGTGCAGGTGGAAATTGATGATCTGGAAAAAGAGCTGGCAGAAGTCCGCAAGCAGATGGCAGAAAAATTACAGCAGATTCAGATGTAA
- a CDS encoding GxxExxY protein codes for MDTNKHELLLKDEVYQIVGCAMEILNTLGHGLLEKPYENALVVEFGLKGIPYKQQARFPVIYKTIQVGEYIPDLIAFDQIVIDAKIIEAIGNNERAQLINYLKITGLRVGLLLNFKHAKLEWERIVL; via the coding sequence ATGGACACGAATAAACACGAATTATTACTGAAAGATGAGGTGTATCAGATTGTGGGTTGTGCCATGGAGATATTGAACACGCTTGGGCATGGCTTGCTGGAAAAACCATATGAAAATGCATTGGTCGTTGAGTTTGGATTGAAAGGTATTCCCTACAAGCAACAAGCTCGTTTCCCGGTCATCTACAAAACCATTCAGGTTGGAGAATACATTCCCGACCTGATCGCCTTTGATCAGATTGTGATAGATGCCAAAATCATCGAAGCGATCGGCAACAATGAAAGAGCACAATTAATCAATTATCTCAAAATAACGGGTCTGCGAGTCGGGCTATTACTGAATTTTAAGCATGCAAAACTGGAATGGGAGCGAATTGTTCTCTAA